In Terriglobales bacterium, a single window of DNA contains:
- a CDS encoding UDP binding domain-containing protein — protein sequence EYCENPYDLAQGADALVISTGWPEFRALDFDKIKRLVRQPIIIDTKNLLDSTRMRTIGFQYVGIGRA from the coding sequence GAGTACTGCGAGAACCCTTACGATCTGGCCCAGGGCGCCGATGCCCTGGTCATCAGCACCGGATGGCCTGAGTTCCGCGCGCTCGATTTCGACAAGATCAAGCGCCTGGTGCGCCAGCCCATCATTATTGATACCAAGAACCTGCTGGATTCCACCCGCATGCGCACCATCGGATTCCAGTACGTGGGTATTGGACGGGCATAA
- a CDS encoding 2-isopropylmalate synthase: MQRERIVIFDTTLRDGEQSPGCSMNLDEKLVIARQLDALGVDVIEAGFPISSQGDFAGVQKVAAEVRRPVVAALARAKKEDIQCAWDAVKVASKPRIHLFLASSDIHLHHKLKITREQALQQTKEAVAFARSLCPDIEFSPEDATRTDPQFLCAMVEIAIAAGATTVNIPDTVGYTMPEEFARIIKTILSNVKGADKITLSVHCHNDLGMAVANSLAAVKAGARQVETCINGIGERAGNCAMEEVIMAMRVRPDLYPYETGVVSEQIYPASQAVSKVIGVNPQPNKAIVGNNAFAHEAGIHQHGMLSNPLCYEIMTPQSVGAPGSRMVLGKHSGRHALASRYAELGYKLSDEDLEFCYQQFIALADRKKNVYEQDLISFLPAPQRAQPTHAQVAQT; encoded by the coding sequence ATGCAACGCGAGCGCATTGTAATCTTCGATACCACGCTCCGCGACGGAGAACAGTCTCCGGGATGCAGCATGAACCTCGACGAAAAGCTGGTGATCGCTCGCCAGCTTGACGCGCTGGGTGTGGATGTCATCGAAGCCGGGTTTCCCATCTCTTCTCAAGGCGATTTTGCGGGGGTGCAAAAGGTGGCGGCTGAAGTCCGCCGCCCTGTCGTCGCAGCCCTCGCCCGCGCAAAGAAAGAAGACATTCAATGCGCCTGGGATGCCGTCAAGGTTGCCAGCAAACCCCGTATCCACCTCTTCCTGGCCTCCTCTGATATTCATCTCCATCACAAGCTGAAAATTACCCGCGAACAAGCTTTGCAGCAAACCAAAGAAGCAGTGGCATTCGCGCGCTCTCTTTGCCCGGATATCGAGTTTTCACCCGAAGATGCCACCCGCACCGATCCGCAATTTCTTTGTGCCATGGTGGAAATCGCCATTGCTGCCGGGGCCACGACCGTCAACATTCCCGATACGGTCGGCTACACCATGCCGGAAGAATTTGCGCGCATCATCAAGACAATTTTGAGCAACGTAAAAGGCGCAGACAAAATTACGCTCTCCGTGCACTGCCACAATGACCTGGGAATGGCTGTGGCCAACAGCCTGGCTGCGGTCAAAGCGGGCGCGCGACAGGTGGAGACCTGCATCAACGGAATCGGCGAGCGCGCCGGCAACTGCGCCATGGAAGAGGTCATCATGGCCATGCGCGTGCGGCCCGATTTGTATCCGTATGAAACTGGCGTAGTCAGCGAGCAGATTTATCCCGCCAGCCAGGCAGTCTCCAAGGTCATCGGCGTTAATCCGCAACCTAATAAAGCGATTGTGGGCAACAATGCTTTTGCCCATGAGGCAGGCATTCACCAGCACGGCATGCTGAGCAATCCGTTGTGCTACGAGATCATGACTCCGCAATCGGTGGGCGCGCCGGGTTCGCGTATGGTTTTGGGAAAGCACTCCGGCCGCCACGCATTGGCCAGCCGCTATGCCGAGCTGGGATACAAACTCAGTGATGAGGACCTTGAATTCTGCTATCAGCAATTTATTGCTCTGGCAGACCGCAAGAAGAACGTCTATGAACAGGATTTGATCAGCTTCCTGCCGGCGCCCCAACGTGCGCAACCGACTCACGCTCAGGTTGCACAGACGTAG
- the leuB gene encoding 3-isopropylmalate dehydrogenase codes for MKTKLTVLPGDGIGPEVTTQAMRVLRTVADLCGHELEIRECLVGGVAIKQSQSPFPRATMDACLESDAVLLGAVGGPEFDALPRNMRPETGLLQLRTALGGYANLRPAIAYPSLSEGSPLRAEVTQGANILIIRELLGGLYFGEPRQKTDEFAFNTMRYTVPEIQRVARVAFEQARRRKKKVTSIDKANVLDVSQLWRDTVIALSAEYPDVTLDHMYVDAAAMHLVLNPRRFDVIVTENLFGDILSDEAAVITGSLGMLASATIGGQVGLYEPVHGSAPDIAGKNIANPLGAIATIAMLLRHSMGLNQEADDVEAAISQVLEQGYRTADLHRGKGTQLLSTTEMGERVETAVAEKIHRRHSYHAV; via the coding sequence ATGAAAACAAAACTTACAGTACTACCCGGAGACGGCATCGGTCCTGAAGTCACCACCCAGGCCATGCGAGTTTTGCGTACCGTCGCCGATTTATGCGGACACGAACTGGAAATTCGCGAGTGCCTCGTGGGCGGCGTTGCCATCAAGCAGAGCCAATCGCCTTTCCCCCGTGCCACCATGGATGCGTGCCTCGAGAGTGACGCGGTTCTTCTGGGCGCGGTGGGCGGTCCTGAGTTCGATGCCTTGCCGCGCAACATGCGTCCTGAAACCGGTCTGTTGCAGCTTCGCACTGCGCTGGGCGGATACGCCAATCTGCGTCCGGCGATTGCCTATCCCAGTTTGAGCGAAGGTTCGCCGCTGCGCGCTGAGGTGACGCAGGGAGCAAACATTCTCATCATCCGCGAATTGCTGGGCGGGCTGTATTTTGGCGAACCGCGCCAAAAGACAGACGAGTTCGCTTTCAACACCATGCGCTATACGGTGCCTGAAATTCAGCGTGTAGCGAGAGTTGCCTTTGAACAGGCGCGTCGCCGGAAAAAGAAAGTGACCTCGATTGATAAGGCGAATGTGCTCGACGTTTCCCAGCTCTGGCGCGATACAGTCATTGCCCTCTCCGCCGAGTATCCGGATGTAACCCTGGACCACATGTATGTTGATGCCGCTGCCATGCATCTCGTGTTAAATCCCCGCCGCTTTGATGTGATCGTGACCGAGAACCTCTTTGGAGATATTCTCTCCGACGAAGCCGCGGTGATTACCGGCTCACTGGGAATGCTGGCTTCGGCGACCATTGGAGGCCAAGTAGGGCTTTATGAGCCGGTCCACGGCTCCGCTCCCGACATCGCCGGGAAAAATATTGCTAATCCCTTGGGCGCGATTGCCACTATAGCCATGCTGCTGCGCCATAGCATGGGATTGAACCAGGAGGCCGACGACGTTGAAGCCGCCATCAGCCAGGTGCTGGAACAAGGTTACCGGACGGCTGATCTGCATCGGGGCAAGGGAACGCAACTGCTTTCCACCACCGAGATGGGCGAGCGCGTCGAGACCGCGGTTGCGGAAAAGATCCATCGCCGGCATTCGTATCACGCAGTTTAG